A window of the Cannabis sativa cultivar Pink pepper isolate KNU-18-1 chromosome X, ASM2916894v1, whole genome shotgun sequence genome harbors these coding sequences:
- the LOC133032107 gene encoding uncharacterized protein LOC133032107: MVTVSKLELDQAQLVVMNNNAEVQPYITDHMELLQSMVPRNQKNKQKWVADQHRQTFIGWLRNTIIAKLNEPNHGVSDVLSRIALGPTFAVAKHEAYIVRGKRFHTKSRDDAREVQNSGIRIVAKLCTLQVQKIETLF, encoded by the exons ATGGTGACAGTGTCCAAGCTTGAACTAGATCAAGCTCAATTAGTCGTGATGAACAATAACGCAGAGGTTCAACCATATATAAC TGACCATATGGAGctgttacaatcaatggttccaagaaatcaaaaaaataaacaaaaatgggttgcagACCAACATCGTCAAACTTTCATTGGGTGGTTAAGGAATACCATTATAGCAAAGTTGAACGAACCGAATCATGGAGTATCTGATGTGTTGAGTCGTATTGCCCTTGGACCAACTTTTGCGGTTGCAAAGCATGAAGCGTACATTGTAAGGGGTAAACGTTTTCATACAAAGTCAAGAGATGATGCTCGAGAGGTTCAAAATAGTGGTATACGTATCGTCGCGAAACTATGCACTTTGCAAGTGCAAAAGATAGAAACCCTGTTTTAG
- the LOC133031917 gene encoding uncharacterized protein LOC133031917: protein MICRFLTRASQLFGRKKREVSDVVARQAKEIEQLKADVQSLKQQRNAAEQEEEGEVAGEAYVPQPYAPQDEVQPTIYAEEFISLNDQGILYNFDDQAALTQQVHLCSDNIDNIVARAYLYEHVGVIKVHCQDYDDSHARIMVSEILQEDAEIPVPLEEFRYVRDVYQMFLPWPKHLILTTEGPLAQPPSRRDASKGKAPMLSPQSRGAREDELFTEEKMALIPNSLKWMIHEFLRLKDKRDIITIPVPRGFIAPRTQITLSGEDLQQVATCDYIGNQGMLFGMMHIWESINGLRKIFKFYDPELLTVHGISDEEQSQSFDDAARRLANWLSLMNSNHQMFFIPWNIGMHWTLVVVAPNKIIHLNPLKGRPIPEEIEQMIGRAFMYIGDAHQYLGPWQGIAQANCPRQPKSQECGFYVLKYMTDIVARANPNRYIEDQKAFGGKKQYDPKTEILPLQRKWIEQLMAVIHGDD, encoded by the exons atgatttgtaggttcctgaccagggcatctcaactgttcggcaggaagaaaagggaagtgtctgatgttgtggctcggcaagcgaaggagattgaacaattaaaagccgatgtccaatcccttaagcagcagaggaacgctgccgaacaagaggaagaaggagaggtggctggtgaggcgtatgttccacaaccatacgctcctcaggatgaggtacaaccaacaatttatgctgaggagttcatttccctcaacgaccaaggtatcctatacaattttgatgaccaAGCGGCCCTTActcagcaagtacatctctgctctgacaacatcgacaatattgtggcccgagcgtatttgtacgagcatgtgggtgtgatcaaagttcactgccaggattacgatgattcacatgctcggatcatggtttcggaaatcctgcaagaggacgctgaaatcccagtcccaCTTGAAGAGttcagatatgttagggacgtgtaccagatgttccttccttggcctaaacacttaattttaacaaccgag ggtccactcgctcaaccgccctcaagacgtgatgcgtcaaaggggaaagctccgatgctttctccacaaagccgtggtgcacgggaagatgagttgttcacggaagagaagatggcgttgatccctaattcgctgaaatggatgattcatgaattcctaaggctcaaagataaacgtgatataatcacaattcctgtcccccgaggattcattgcaccgcgtacccagatcacgttatctggagaggatttgcagcaggttgctacgtgtgactacatcggcaaccagggaatgctgtttggaatgat gcacatatgggagagcatcaacggtctgagaaaaattttcaagttttacgacccagagcttctcacagtgcatgggatcagcgatgaagaacagagtcagtcttttgacgatgcggcaagacgattggctaattggttatcattaatgaacagcaaccaccaaatgttctttattccttggaatatcgg gatgcattggacgctagtggtggttgcgccaaataaaattatccatttaaaccctctaaaaggccgcccaattcccgaagaaatagaacaaatgatcggaag ggcattcatgtatataggggacgcacatcagtatcttggcccgtggcaaggaattgcacaagcaaactgtccaagacaacctaaaagccaagaatgcggtttttatgttttgaaatatatgactgacatcgtcgcacgtgccaaccccaaccgttacatagaagatcaaaaagct tttgggggtaagaagcaatacgatccaaaaacagaaattttaccactacagcgaaagtggatcgaacaattgatggcggtgattcacggtgacgattga